ccctccaatcacacggatgccagaaagtctgagttcttctgttcaaaatctaaatcttcatagcacagtACTATTTTGGAACTTTTTGtgttccttacttcctctgctcgacttaaaggtccattaaatatccatgtatcaaaatgataaccacaaagtaaaagaaatgggaaataagggagtcAACAGGAAGGGCCCGTACACAGCAGATACAGTTTACTCAAAGCCAGAAATGGAACCTTATTATTCCAGGTTACCAAGGAAAACAAAGGCGAGATACTGGCAGCATTGATGAAGCATGATATTACCATTCTACATAGGATTTACTATGGTTGTAGGACTGAATCAATTTGGTAGTCTATTTATTTTAGGAACTGTTCTAGCTGAACCCAGTTCTATTCTTATTCAAAATTTACACATACAAACACAGATATGCATGcaagcatggacacacacacacattcccagcaGGTGTCATTGAATAGGGATCAAGCTCATCTCCATAATTCTCGGTGCGCTTACAAAGGATTGGAACTGGAGCCTTCCAGAGTTGGGTTGCTACTCATTGGGAAGATTAGGCCTTTGGGGTCAAGCAAATATATAGAGTTTTTTTCAATGGACCTGTTGCTCTTAAAAACCCACAGTGCAGTTGAAAGTTTTAAGATCTGTAGTACCTTAAAATAGCCTTAATGTTTTTTTCTGCTCCATTCTGCCTAACTCTTCATAGTGCCACTTGCCGGAGACCAATCAGAGGGGCCGCTGGGAGACCGATTGAATTCATGTTCAAGGATGCATTTCCAAGAAGACCTTTCCCCAAAGTTCAGCCAGTGACGCAGGTCAAACCAGAAAAGAGTATGAATCAACGCTCTGTCTCCATTTGGATGCAAATTGTGGTGCTCCTCATCGTGGCATTCTTCCTGTTCTTGGTTTATCAAGCCATGGAAACTAACAAAAGGAATCCATTCCCCGTCATTCCTGAAGATCCCTCCAAGTCAACGGCTGACAGTCACCAATGAGCAGGACGGTACAAGAAGCTTAATCATGAGTACATCCTCGAGTTCAGATGTGAACATACAGTTCTGTTTTTTCTATTGGAATAGAGACTAAGGGTAGGGGAATTATTGGGAGGAACGTGATCATGTGGAAATGTTTTAAAAAGGCAGGAAAGGAAAACGGACATCTGATTTCTGCTTTAGAGATGACTGTATCAGGTCTCTGCCATATAAGGAAAACACTCAAAATTACAGCCTCAGACCTTTTTGTAAACTATTTTTCTAAACTTAGAATTTCTTCATTTTTTTAAACAATTGATCGTGGCACAATGAGGGTAAGGCATAGTGAGGTGTTACAATGTGTGTTTGTAGCCATTTTAAGTAGTTACTAATGAGGATTGTGTACAAAGTCAGTAATGTTGAATCATTTATTCCTTTTTGAGATGTGATTAGACTGGGCATGAGGTCAAAGATCTGTGTTCCAAAAAAAATACTGTTGTGCAGGTAATGTTGATCTGGTAAAATGAGGATTAAACTAGAATGAAAGAATTCAGCATTACAGCTTATAGCAGGAAGTACACCTACTTCTAGCAGAATGCGTTCGGAAAAAAAGTGCATCTTTCAATAAAGAATTTAATTGGGCAGCACTACAAATTGAATCATGAGTCTTGGCACATACCAATCTGTGGAATCAGATATTCTTcactgttacatagaacatagaacgatacagcgcagtacaggcccttcagcccacgatgttgcaccgaaacaaaagccatctaacctacactatgccattatcatccatatgcttatccaataaacttttaaatgccctcaatgttggcgagtttactgctgttgcaggtagggcattccacgcctcaccactctttacgtacagaacctacctctgacctctgtcctatatctattacccctcagtttaaagctatgtcccctcgtgctagccatttccatccgtgggagaaggctctcactgtccaccctatctaaccccctgatcattttgtatgcctctattaagtctcctcttaaccttcttctctctaatgaaaacaacctcaagtccatcagcctttcctcgtaagattttccctcgagacccggcaacatcctggtaaatctcctctgcacccgctccaaagcttccacgtccttcctataatgcggtgaccagaactgtacgcaatactccaaatgcagccgtaccagagttttgtacagctgcaacatgacctcatgactctggaactcaatccctctaccaacaaaggcccacactccataggccttcttcacaaccctatcaacctgggtggcaactttcagggatctatgtacatggacacctagatccctctgctcatccacacttccaagaattttaccattagccaaatattccgcattcctgttattccttccaaagtgaatcacctcacactttttcatagaattttcatagaatttacagtgcagaaggaggccattcagcccatcgagtctgcacaggctcttggaaagagcaccctacccaagcccacaccaccatatccccataacccagtaaccccactcaaccaacactaagggcaattttggacactaaggacaatttagcatggccaatccacctaacctgctcatctttggactgtgggaggaaaccggagcacccggaggaaacccacgcacacactgggagaacgtgcagactccgcacagacagtgacccagccgggaatcgaacctgggaccctggagctgtgaagcaattgcgctaaccgctatgctaccgtgctgcccgcacttctctacattaaactccatttgccacctctcagcccagctctgcagcttatctatgtccccctgtaacctgctacatccttccgcactgtcgacaacaccaccgactttagtgttgtctgcaaatttactcacccacccttctgcgccctcctctaggtcattgataaaaatgacaaacagcaacggccccagaacagatccttgtggtacgccacttgtaactgaactccattctgaacatttcccatcaaccaccaccctctgtcttctttcagctagccaatttctgatccatatctctaaatcaccctcaatccccagcctccgtattttctgcaatagcctaccgtggggaagcttatcaaacgcttaactgaaatccatatacaccacatcaactgctctaccctcgtctacctgttcagtcaccttctcaaagaacttgataaggtttgtgaggcatgacctacccttcacaaagccatgctgactatccctgatcatattattcctatctagatgattataaatcttgtctcttataatcccctccaagactctacccacaacagacgtgaggctcaccggtctatagttgccagggttgtctctactccccttcttgaaaaacgggaccacatttgctatcctccagtcctctggcactattcctgtagccaatgatgacataaaaatcaacgccaaaggcccagcaatctcttccctggcttcccagagaatcctaggataaatcccatcaggccccggggacttatctattttcagcctgtccagaattgccaacacctcttccctacgtacctcaatgccatctattctaatagcctgggtctcagcattctcctccacaacattatctttttcctgagtgaatactgacgaaaaatattcatttagtatctcgcctatctcttgagACTCCGCACACAActtcccttgactggccctactct
This DNA window, taken from Scyliorhinus torazame isolate Kashiwa2021f chromosome 13, sScyTor2.1, whole genome shotgun sequence, encodes the following:
- the LOC140388181 gene encoding lamina-associated polypeptide 2, isoforms beta/gamma-like, with the translated sequence MDQGSVTEENQPNGSTDSDQYSDTEEEILSENKELFTSKTKTPVITRRRQTEYSWVEQKEVMKDNLLEEMFPNQAPTPTGISATCRRPIRGAAGRPIEFMFKDAFPRRPFPKVQPVTQVKPEKSMNQRSVSIWMQIVVLLIVAFFLFLVYQAMETNKRNPFPVIPEDPSKSTADSHQ